In the Victivallis sp. Marseille-Q1083 genome, one interval contains:
- a CDS encoding DUF1573 domain-containing protein: MLHWHFPVFAVMLLSAAMLPVTAEPVAAIASASHDFGEFPANLEKRYAFTITNQGDDELQLGKIRSTCGCLAGKLSKTRLAPGDSAELPVVVKANSVSGEFSKVLYLETNDPSQRFLRFLVRGQARPLLNITPAPFHYAGQLETGQTYRYRFILTAVQPEVKLELQSQIYAGADGKAELRPLAARRFELLLSVTPQPAETSLDATVTVKIVEPAGWPPQVIQLRANLIEPAATTGSKAETGE; this comes from the coding sequence ATGCTCCATTGGCATTTCCCGGTTTTCGCCGTTATGCTGCTGTCGGCGGCCATGTTGCCGGTCACGGCCGAACCGGTGGCGGCAATTGCTTCGGCCAGCCATGATTTCGGCGAATTCCCGGCCAATCTGGAAAAACGGTACGCGTTTACGATCACCAACCAGGGCGATGATGAGTTGCAGTTGGGAAAAATTCGTTCCACCTGCGGCTGCCTGGCCGGCAAACTGTCGAAAACCAGGCTGGCACCCGGCGACAGCGCCGAACTGCCGGTCGTCGTCAAGGCCAATTCCGTTTCCGGTGAATTTTCCAAAGTGCTCTATCTGGAAACCAATGACCCCTCCCAGCGTTTCCTGCGCTTTCTCGTCCGCGGCCAGGCCAGGCCGTTGTTGAACATCACCCCTGCCCCGTTTCATTATGCCGGCCAATTGGAAACCGGCCAGACCTACCGTTATCGCTTTATCCTGACAGCCGTTCAGCCGGAAGTCAAACTGGAACTGCAGTCCCAAATTTATGCCGGCGCCGACGGAAAAGCCGAATTGCGTCCCCTCGCTGCCCGCCGCTTTGAACTATTGCTCAGTGTGACGCCGCAACCGGCGGAAACTTCACTCGACGCGACCGTCACCGTCAAAATCGTCGAACCGGCCGGCTGGCCGCCTCAAGTCATCCAGCTGCGCGCCAACCTCATCGAACCGGCCGCGACAACCGGTTCCAAGGCGGAAACCGGGGAGTGA